The sequence TACAACGCTGGCATGGAGATGACAGCTGTAACTGTGAAGTGAATTTTGTGCTCATCTTCCCTGTTTAGGCTAGCTCAAGTTGTACTCTGATGTAATAAATTTCCTTCCTGGTCAGTACACCTCCATCACTATTTCCTGAATTACCAACCGAGCTTGTACAAAATTTGAGAATCATCTGAAGTTTctaatccttgaaagataaatAATAACATATTCCATGCATTTAGTGTTTTACATTATTCTTGTTAATTACGTATTTTCCTTTGTTATACTCATTATTGAATGAAGAAAAATTGATCTCCGCAAGGGTTACTAAGTAGTTGATAATGCACTGGATAGTGCTAGTAGCTGGATTCCATTTCCATTTTTTTAACGTCTATTTTGCatggaatattatatatatatatgtgtgtgtgtgtgtgtgtgtgtgtgtatgtatgtataggcTATTTTTCATGGAATGCAGTGATCCAATAAAACATTTTTTGTGTTTATTCACCAGAAGCTTTAGATTCAACATTTAATAAAAATTCTTAACTTTTCagcactttttcctttttttctttacttttatACTTTTTCATTTTAATGCTCATCAAAGGAATCCCAATAGGACATTACTTAAAGGAATTTTTGGAGTATGACAGAGGAGCAAAGTGGTATGAGAAAAAGTGGTGAACATACGAGTTCCACAAGCCTGGCAGTTGCTTTAATATAAACCCATGATGGTCTGAGCAACCTATGGCATTATAAAAATCCTGTTAATGTCAAAGATGTAGAGTTTGTCTAGATATGGGAACATTTCCAATCATCTAATCAGCAACTAGTATATTAGTGGTACATTTATTTGCTACTACGATATTTAGATGTGGCAGATGACCAACATATGCAACTGTCATTCTTAATCTACACATCCATTAAGCATTATAGTTTCTGGCTTGCTTTTATTACAAGCTGTTTTTCGTTTAAATTTATTTGTTTTTACCTTTCTGACACTTCCATCCATTTTAATGGACTTATTTAAAACTGTATTGTAGCTCAAGCCTCAAGGTCATCTGGTTTATGTATTTAATTTTACGTGCTccctatgattttttcttttgttgataGCTTTTGCTATGTTGCAGTACTTTTTTCCCTTATAATATTTTACTATACATTGTCAGATCCATTCATGTTGAGAAAGCTCCTTATGACCTTCGACTTATGTGTTTACTTTCATCGCAGATGATAGCATGGCCATATTAATGGCATTTCAAAAACCAGAGATTGAAATTTTAGGTTTGACAACAATTTTTGGAAACGTGAGCACTGAAGATGCTACTCGCAATGCCTTGCTTTTGGTACTTTCTCCTTCTTTATAAAATAGATGGCAAAGCAGTTGATAATGTTGATTCTGACAACTCAGATAGcatttatttttacttattatctATACTATTGAAAAGGATAGTGTGAGATCGCTGGACATCCTGAGGTTCCAGTAGCAGAAGGAAGCCATGAGCCTTTAAAGGTAGGGGCTGACTGCCATTTATGATTCTTCTATCGCAACTGTGCCTACTCTGTTTAATTGCTGATTTTATATTTTGGGTGACTTTAACTTGATTGTTAAAAATGGTCATCCATTCCTCATGTCTAAATGGTACACTGTGTAGACTACATTATGTCATATGTTCTGTTCTTAATTTTCACAATCACATCCCTGGCCTCAGTTGGAGTGGCTTTAGAAAGTTTCATCTACATTTTGAATGAATTCAAGCTTTTCTGCAAATAtactgcttcttgatatatgcacgaGGAATTAAGATAAGTCTAGCATCAGGTCCGTATTTGATGCCTCAAGGTATAGTACCACATTTATACCATTAGACATTTTATGTCTGAATTTAGTTTACTTTTAGTACTTGTTTCTTAAGACATCTAAAGGTTTCATGTTTCAATAAGCTTTCTTTAGTGACATTCCATAAGCATATCTAAACTATTTATAAGTTGACAGTGCTGTACCATCTATTTGTCATCAAATTATTTATCGTTATTCACATCCCATTTATATCAAGGGCCTTAGTAATTACAAGCTTCTTACTTTGTCCTCTCATTTCCATGTGACGCAAATTTAAGGATAATGCTAGTCAATCAGACATTTGTACATGTAATGTTTCTGTATGAACTAGACCTTTCTTAATTTCATGTTTCATGGTTGGCTGCTTATCATGTATCTTTTTTCAGTCACAAAACTGTCTTGATTTCCAGTATAAAAACAACATAACTAATCTAATGATTTTTAAACATAATTCATTGAGTTCCATGTTTAATTTTGACAAATACACATaccttatattttttatcattggCTCTAGCGAGAGTTGAATGATTGATCTCCGTGTAGTCAGGAATTTTAGTCATGAGTTATAATTATGTGCCATTActttttcattttatatttgCTCCTGTAGGGAGGAAAGCCACATGTTGCTGATTTTGTTCATGGTTCAGATGGTCTTGGCAATATATTTCTCCCACCACCTTTGGGAAAACAGATAGAGAAAACTGCATCAGAATTTTTGGTTGAGAAGGTTTCTCAGTACCCTGGTGACGTGTGCATCCTTGCATTGGGACCTTTAACAAATTTAGCATTGGTGAGCATATCTTTCTACCTGAAATGAGAGCTCCAGGAATACATTAAACCTGATGATGACCTAAGTTCATTTTTTTAGTAGATTTCACTGCCATACATGATGTGTTACAATTATATGACTGGCTGGTATTTGTTTGCCTAGGCCATCAAAAGAGACTCTTCCTTTGCAAACAAGGTGAAGAAGGTGGTTGTTCTTGGTGGGACTCTCTTTGCTGCTGGAAATGTCAACCCTGCTGCGGAAGCTAATGTGGAGTCTTTTATACATGACTTCTATATGTTTTTTTTGGTCTTGTTCATATcgttataataataaattatgtatTCATTGGGAAATTTGCCACCTTGTTTCTGAAATAATTCAAGCATTTTTGTTGATTAACTTAAACAAACTAATTAACCTatacaaaaattacaaatgtttcttcaaaatttctATTGAATGACTTTGATATTTAATTTTCATTTGTATTTATTCTTTGTTTTTAGATGGTTTTGTCTTAATTTAGTTAAGCTCTAGTGCTTCTTCTATCACTCTTACATAATATGTTAAACCTATCAGTGATGCCCATAAACTATGCTCTGCAGGCTGCTGTCCAAGATCTACTGTAGTTTTTTGTGGATACAACTGAGTCAACATTTCTTATGTAAATTCATTTGATCTGGTAGTTCTTTTCATTAAGATATTGCTTATGATGATAAGTAGACACCTCTGTAATTGCCCAAAATGATGCTTATGCTGAGAGATATCTTTAGCCAAAGAACCCTAATGTGGGTCATGTTGAGAAGTACTAACTTAGGCTAATTTCTTCTTCCTAGTCTCATGCATCAGTTTATGTTTAATTGAGGTTAAATTTTGATCAGTGCTTTcctaatgttttgatttttggctTACATGAATTTGCCATATAAGTTAAATTCTTGGATGCATATCTTTTAGTATGACTTTTTTGTCTGATCTAAACTATTCCAATCTCCTACCTAATGCTGGCATGTAGTGATAGTAATTTTGCATCACAATGAAAAATATGACAACTCCATCTGcagtacattgcatgaaaaatcttTTCATTTTTAAAGTCTGAATCAACCCTTTTAAGTTTGTCTATGAAGAATCTTATCCAGGTATGTTTGAAACATTTACAACCCTGAACTCGCAGATTTATGGAGACCCAGAAGCAGCTGATGTGGTCTTTACATGTGGAGCAGATGTAGTAGTTGTGGGGATAAACGTCACTACTCAGGTCAAACTTACAGGTATTGACCCTTCATTTTTGTTTGCAATTCATTGCTTTTTGTGGTTTTAGGAACTTGCTTTGAGAGACCAGAGTCTGTGATTTCAGATGCAGACCTCTCTGAGCTAAGAAACTCCAAAGGAAAACACTCGCAAATCTTGTATGACATGTGCAAGTTTTACCGAGACTGGCATGTCAAATCTGATGGTGTTTATGGTAGATCCACACTTTtcgctccttatgactcttttactCAAAATGACAACTTGGACAGATAAGCACTGGTACAGTTATCTAATGCAGGTATTTTCCCACATGATCCTGTAAGCTTTGCTGCTTTAGTTCGTCCAGACCTTTTCACATTCAGAAAGGGGGTTGTGAGGGTTGAAACACAGGGCATTTGCATTGGGCATACATTGATGGACCAAGGATTAAAAAAGTAGGGCTACACCGGCTTATTTAATCATATCTGTTGAAGTCAGTTTCTTTGCTATGTCTGAAACACTTATTATCGTGCAGGTGGAGCACCAGCAATCCTTGGACAGGTTATTCACCAGTATCAGTTGCATGGGCGGTTGATCCGCCTGGAGTTCTTTCTTTTATCAAACAACTGTTCATGAAACCATGAACTGAGAAAGGGTGACCGAAAGAAGTAAATCACGTCTATTTGGTCGCCTTTGGCAGATATTTTAAACCAAAAATTGCTATTTGCAAGTCTAATAAGGAAGGTATTTCTCGATAAAGATCCTTTCTGTAAGCAATTTCCTCAAGTTATTTCTCCCACTGCaggatctaagaataaaaatggttTCATTTTTCAAAGAAAAAATTGCTAATTTGCAATTTTCACCATCTTATTGTGGGTTTGGAGCCCTCAGGATTTTGTTACTTATTCATGTCTTGCGTCTGCATGGCTCTCAAGTTCGAATCTGATAACAGGCATCCATGATCTCCCTTGTTTTGGCCCTCTTCTATCATTGATAACAGGTGTAGATAGGAGAGTTATTAAAAATAGGTAAAAGTGCAACGATTAAATTAAGTAGCATATGATTAAGAGATTATGAATGTAATGATTGTTAGACTACATGTGATTAAGCATCAGTTCAAAAGATTTGGAAGCTTTAATTGCATAGCTCTGTCATAAGGTGGCAGGATCATGGATTAATGATCTTATTGATATTATTGTTTGATACCCTCATACAGTAAGAGTCTTATCCTAATTACTGTAGGTGTTTTAAGATGGATTCATTAACACAAGTCTCTAACTAAGAGATCAAGAAGTCCTCATCTGGCTTGTGGATTGTGGTAGGAGAGCTCTAGGATTCCAACCATCTCAATTTTGTTTATAATACTGGTTTTAATGCATACAAATATGGTTACTACTATCTAGATCTGTGCATAGTCATGAATcatcttattttcttttattgattCCTAACTTGATATCATTAGGTGCTAACTAGTTTAGTAAGTAAAAATTCtaataatttctcaaatttcatctTCAAATTACTACTCTAGATTTTCAGAAACTAACTTGTGTAGTAATTAAATTCTCACCTCTACTTTTTTTCTTGTTTGTTATATATTTGCACTTGTGTGGATCATATATACTCTCATATCTGGCATCATGGTTCACTACATAATCTTCTACATCTTGATCAAAATAACTAGATAAATATTGTTCTtggcttctctttttttctcAACCTGGTTTGTATTTTCTAGTGAATAATCTACTGTTGCATGCGTCACAAAGTACAATAGAACATATAAATGACACCTATGCTTGTCTCTCCAAAAGCATATCATTAACAAAGACTGTATAGTCTACTTTTTAATTGGTACATGACATGTGCACTTATTCTCCAACTTAGATCTGTTTCTTGCAGTGTAATTGGAATGATTAACGAGGAAGAATGAGTCCGAACAGGGAAGTCGGCAGTGGGAATGGGACTGATAGTGGAGGGGAGAAAGGCATGGTCGAATGTGATTGGACTTTAGTGGCTTTTCCGAGGCATCTCTTCATGTCGATTACGATGTGTGCAAGGTGGTGTGGCCATTGATGACCACCAATGAAGCCGCCGAAGAGAGGATAAGCGGATTGTTATGAACTCTATCTACTCTATGGCGTTGTTGTCACTGCTTCTGCGAGTGCGGTAAGACGATGACCAGATTGCAATGGCATTTGTCTGCCATGATGCGGAACGTGAGGGCTGGTGCAACGCCCCAATTTAGTCCCCAAGTGCGGTATTTGTAAGGGTGATGAATGCATTACTGTTAGTTTCAGATTAAATCTCATTAAATCAATTATTATAACACAAATAATGAACAAATATTAACTTGATTGTCAAATGGGTTCTATCGGACAAACATCcgacataatctttcatattaatgaagcaaaatttgatatatatatatatatatatatatatatatatatatatatatatatatatatatatatatatatatatatatatatttatatgtgtgtgtatatatatatatgtgtgtatatgtgtatatatgtgtgtatatgtgtatatatatatgtgtatatgtgtatatatatatatgtgtatatatatatatatatatatatgtatatatatatatatatatatatatatatatatatatatatatatatatatataagtattttaTGTCCAAGTGAGATTCTACCCCAACCACTCTGGActtcttttcttctctaaatgtaaaacactttaaaattttattatattacttataaatattaattttaaaaaaacacGAGAGAATTTGTAATACTATGATTAATCTCATATCGAAAGTGAgtaagattaaaattgatttataagggtctgatgagtatactattatcaacttcagcttaagtattttgatcagtagttttagaccaaacaaagttgataggctagttagcccatcaggctcgagtcataacatttggtatcagagccgagggagctcgagtaggaaaggattaattataacacccctgattagtcccatcagcttaagcattttggtcatacGCTAGTTAGTCCATCGGGCTCGAGTCGTAATAGAATTATTTTACAAACGACTCGAaacaatatattttaatttttaatttaaacaaAGATATTGCTTTTCTTAGCATTCCAAAAAGTCAGTATATTGCAACTTAGTGTTGTtattttttctgtgattcttatcaGATTTATGATGAACTCCAAGAGAAGTAACAGGCAATAagctcgtctctctctctctctctagccatAAGCAACTGCATAAAATGATCAATTCGAAATATGCATGAGGGGAATTTTTTCCCCCTAATTCTTAGGtttttattagaaaattttaGTCAGCCTACTTTTGGGGATTTCTCTTCTAGGGAAGAAAAATCACCAGTACGTACATCTTTCCAAAAAGAAGATTTCACCAATGTCCCCCCAAAGATTTGTTGTTTGGTCAATTTGCAATAGAATCAAGAACACATGCTCCATCAGCTTGTGGAACACATTAAAGTGTTGTCATTCCAAGAAAAAGTTCCCTTTTATCGTATCAGATGCTGACATGCTTGATGATTCCTGAGACTAGAGAACAAGAGAGGCACACATCATCAACCTTTGCGAGCTCCCTATTCACTTTCAATTCATACACATGCTGGTTTTCTACTCTTCTCCACATGATATCAAAGATAATTTAAGATGTAATTCAGCAAATCAAGTCATAATTTTGTCGGAAACTAAATTAGGAGTTTGATTAATATCGATGGCGATAAATAATTAGTGTTTCTCTTATTGTAACAATGGTTTCGATAAGCATATTTAATCGTGAGTCAAATAATTTATCACATCAGACGATAACTCATTCCTTAATCAACCTAATTAGGAAGCAA comes from Musa acuminata AAA Group cultivar baxijiao chromosome BXJ3-3, Cavendish_Baxijiao_AAA, whole genome shotgun sequence and encodes:
- the LOC135632881 gene encoding probable uridine nucleosidase 1 isoform X1: MESNSMVGYLENNGNHAPFDGPLKVIIDTDPGIDDSMAILMAFQKPEIEILGLTTIFGNVSTEDATRNALLLCEIAGHPEVPVAEGSHEPLKGGKPHVADFVHGSDGLGNIFLPPPLGKQIEKTASEFLVEKVSQYPGDVCILALGPLTNLALAIKRDSSFANKVKKVVVLGGTLFAAGNVNPAAEANIYGDPEAADVVFTCGADVVVVGINVTTQVKLTDADLSELRNSKGKHSQILYDMCKFYRDWHVKSDGVYGIFPHDPVSFAALVRPDLFTFRKGVVRVETQGICIGHTLMDQGLKKWSTSNPWTGYSPVSVAWAVDPPGVLSFIKQLFMKP
- the LOC135632881 gene encoding uridine nucleosidase 1-like isoform X2; protein product: MESNSMVGYLENNGNHAPFDGPLKVIIDTDPGIDDSMAILMAFQKPEIEILGLTTIFGNVSTEDATRNALLLCEIAGHPEVPVAEGSHEPLKGGKPHVADFVHGSDGLGNIFLPPPLGKQIEKTASEFLVEKVSQYPGDVCILALGPLTNLALAIKRDSSFANKVKKVVVLGGTLFAAGNVNPAAEANIYGDPEAADVVFTCGADVVVVGINVTTQVKLTDADLSELRNSKGKHSQILYDMCKFYRDWHVKSDGVYGRSTLFAPYDSFTQNDNLDR